DNA from Clarias gariepinus isolate MV-2021 ecotype Netherlands chromosome 8, CGAR_prim_01v2, whole genome shotgun sequence:
TGTCATCTATCAAAACACGTATCTGTAATTCATCTAGAAACCATATTGTGTGTAATAGGAGGCAGTCCAAGTCAAGATTAAGTCATTGCTTAATAATATACAAACACTAAAGCAGAGAGTCAGAATGATGagtaatgaaaaatgttttaacttcCATGAAAGTAGACTATATAAGTTGACTTTGCATTTTAGaattgaaaacaaaacagatcAGAGAGCTGAATCGAAACAGGTCCCAGAAGTCTTGAGATCCACACATAAGTAAGGCAGTGGAGATTCATAGATATCTTTTTGGACCAGACCACTTCCATTTTTTTTGAAAGAGTGTTGCATGTGCTTGCTTGCCACGTTTCCTGTTAAAGTCCACTGCAAACCTCGCAACAGCTTCCTGATCCTTCTGTTGTCAGATACATTCTTAAAGACCATCTGGAAAACAAATTACACAACATGATTTAGTCTTATAAATTTGGAAAGACATTAAATACAAAGTGTTCTTTTTCCCTATGTAGGGAGACTTTTGGGATCttctgtatatacattttatttctgatagTCATTTCCCATGCTCCATGATGCTCGAATGTGTTAATGATAAACCataaacagtaatttgtatacACTATATTTAACAGTCAAATAAGCCACTACTCCATGCAGTAGAAATATACAAAGCTAGAGAGGAAAATGCAAATAGGTGAGGAAAGAGGTGATGTACCTGAGGTGACAGCTTGATGAATGTCATGGCATTATAAATCTGCATGGAAATGGTTTGGTCAAACAAAACCTAATTTCACAAAAAACTTGAAAAGTCTTTTATGGCTGATTTATTGTTCCATTTTCTACCTGATCTGCAGTATAAGTTGGTATggataaaataatgaatgatgaaatgaaaaaactgaagataaatgaatgattaaATGTATTGGCGATTACAGTGTACACTTCTAGAAGACTATTCCAATAATAttccaataaataataatttatatcctATAAAAATgacttctgaaaaaaaaaattccagccaAGTTCTTAGGcagtttgtgtgtaaaatagCCAGCATTACTGCGGATTCCCTGTCAGAGAAAGCGAATCTTGCTTATTTCAACACACTAAGTGAGAAATTATACAccatattttctattttaacatGATGAAGTGACAAATTTCACACATCACAGTAGATGAACATCACCACAACGTAGCTTAAGGATGTAGCAATGGGTTAAATGTTGGGGTAGTGAAAGAGAACAAATGTATGAAGACATCCTGCAGTGGGTTTACAGCAGTTTACTTCCTCGTAATGATATAATGCAACGCCTACATTTTTTTGGGTGTTGCTGTGGTCAGTTTGCTAAATTATTGTTtactaaataaaacttaaattacTTGCTAAATGAAGTTAAGTAATGAAACTGAAGTGCTTCTTGGATAATGTcgaacatataaaatatataggtTGTCAATTGAATAGTTGGATTGTTTTCATGTCAAGTcaacaaaagcaaaataaattgtaattttgAGTGTTTACACTCATGACGTCACACAAAAAAGGCTACTTCAAAGCTTTACATTTAAACTAGTGTGTCTACTATACATATTGCATCTTAGATCATTGTGCAACAATTGGGAAAACAATTACAATGTTAGAATGAGTTATTCTAGAGAAATAGTAGATAGCTGTAATTAATTTCTAATGCAATATTAATGGTCATATGAAACTGCAAATTTTTGCAAAgaaaatagtgttttttaaattacagtGCCTCTTAGCGGCTACGTAAAGCCAAAGAGCACACGATTATGAATAAGGTTATATTTACCTCACCAGTGTCATCAAGGCCTACAAAATCTAGTAGAGTCATACAAAGCATTTGTAGTCATCTATTACAATGAGTGTGCATTAACCTTGTGAAGTAGCACTTCAACAAGCATgtagtgaataaaaacagacttttttttaaaagacttttatttCCCATGTTGAGTCTGCTTGAGAAACACCCAAGTAAAAGGTGATTATTATAAGTTGGACTAACAATGATTGTATATTAATGTATGTTTCTTTGTCTTACTGGTTCCTGGAGTTGACTAGTGGAAGTCAACTATATGTCCTCCTGAAGGGGTGGAGTTGGTCCATTAAGGATGTTTAGGCTTAAAATTCATTAGTGTGTAAATACTGGATGATTGtgatgaaataatataaatgactAAAGTTGAAATTTGTTGAAAATactttgtattttaataaagtcTCTTTAATATGTAAAATGCTCATTTAATAACTTATGAGGGGTTACCATTGGCCAATTGGAAATGAAGGAGGAGTAGGAAGGGTAGATGTTGGACCAGTAGCCAACTGCATTTGATATTCTGTTACCTGTTGACTTGTATTGAGAACAGGTGCTTTtgttagcttttttttccccttttggctACCTGTATTTGTGAACCTTTTTGGAAAACCTgtggcacagtaaaaaaaaatgtttccttcCTGTTGACCACTGTGTTTTTGAAATGTTTCAACTGACAGTAAAATAGATAACAGAGAACAACCCGTGATTCCTTTCTGTTACAGCAGgactgaaaatagaaaataagcCTTGTATTTAATGACAGGAAACTAGGCCCATGATTATACACTGCCCAGCCCTAAAGAAAAATGCACACTCtaatgttttgtttcactgcctttagctttgattacgtTGTACAATGTGGTGGACAATTCTTGGGAAAATTATCCTCATGCTCACagaccactctttcacaatctaaGTCATGGAATGTGGCTGTCCTattaaagagggaaaaaaatccactgaTATGATAAGCCAGTCATCATTTTATTGCAAACTGAAACAaccctagatcataacactgcctccagagttGTAGAGTGGCAACCGTGCATGAACTCTGAACTAGTGTCAGTCTAGACTCTTATCAGACCACAAGATCTTTCTGCATTGCTCAGAAGTCTTTGTGCCTTTCGtaaattaaagctttttttttctgattagtcttactaacaactggttttcttatggccacacagctgtttagtcccaatcctgttaAGTTCTTTTCACACTGTGTGTGGacatgctcttactttcactgttAAAGATAGCTGTGAGGTCTACAGTCATGTTCACCAACGGTATAATTAATCTCTGATCACAGTcatacatgatttttttcctgatcAAATTACTtctgtgaagttttttttaaaataatgtgcaggttttaataatgctggacagttcttaacacaATTCtagtcattttaatgttttcattgCTTGATATATACCATTATTTTAACCCTTTTAaaacactcttttttttctggctgTGCATTCAAACTGAGCATCATATCCCTGTGTCGTGTCAAACCCTGCTAGAGTTTATCAGAATGTAAAAAGACAAAGGAATCAACATAGCTTTATATAATGACTGATCATCAACAGATCACACAACATGGATCTACACATACAGGTAAGATTTTGTTAATATCATTTTATTGATATACTGACACATCGACCATATCCAGAATGAAGTTTTcagaaatagaaatatagaTTTAATATAATCAATgcataaacaaaaattaaagttacatttttaactGATCAGTAGTTTTGTATGAATTACTATATTTCTGatgtaaatttaatatatattttttttattttgtcttttaattCTACAAGGGCAAATTCTTTTACcatcatataaataataatgctaaACTTTTCCAAGACAAGTGaaacatttacaagacaaacATTTCTTCTGAGATGTAATGTGAAAGATTTCATGACGACATGaaacaaattacaaatataaaacatattaacaATGGATGTTTAATTTATTCCATAAATACAAACTGTGCAACCTAGTCAAACATTCATCTTAACCAAGATTAACAgtctctttcatttttcttttcatcatttAGAGCAGCACCTGTAGGTAAAGGCATGTTTAAAACAAATCttcaataaaaacacaatttcaAATTGTACtaggataaagaaaaaaaaaagataactgaTAGGCGTACAGATAATTTGCTGTTAAACTGGTGCTTCAGCTTAAGACTGCCATCAAgtggaagaaaagaagaaaaacctgAACAGGATGATGACGCTGAACCATATGGTGGGCATCGAGGACTACTGTATCCTAGTGAAAAATACTAACTCTATATCGACAGGACAATCAAACTTCCCTTTCATGTGATATTAGAGCTTTTAATTCCTGACATACATTCAGTACTAATGTACAGAACAGTGGGGAGAAAGATATGTCTGACTTCACTAGTTTTACTcacaaaataatacataaaaaaatcatggttAAGGCGGATTGTTCGGTGCAACCACTGTGAGATTACCAGATCATTTCTGGTGATCAGTGTAAAATAGTGTTCCCCTGATCCACATGTGAAAATGGCGAGCAGTGCTCCCGCGACACTCCCAGAAGCTGTGTGGCAATTTTGTTCACGGTGTGGAAGTGAGGATACCTGCTCTAGTTCAAGTGCAGGACTTGCTTCATAAACTCGTAAGTGGTGAAGGCGACGGCTTGTGATGGTACACAGCGGATGTAGTTGAGAGACAGGCCGCGGTACAGTCCGTTTTTAATCCCGTATTGATTATACACATGCTTAAGTGTCTTTGTAAGGGAGCTAGGcgaatagataaataaatgcgTATGAGTATAACTGTGTACATTTAAGAATTATTTGAAACAATAATCATTGACTGTATTGTTTAACACTAGTTAATTGTTTATTACCACTTGCAAATATGATATAAGGTAGAAGCATTACAGTTAACAAGACAGGACAGAAcgatattaaaaattaaagtatACTTACAGACATTTGTCGGCATCAGGGAGTGCTGTTCCCAGCTGCATTCTCCTCCTGGCCACATCCAGGGGATATCTAAACGTTATCAAAGCAGATAGTTCAACTAATTACATGGGGTTGATAGATTCAAGTCTATCAACCCCATGTAGTTAGTTTAATAAGTCTATCAACTTATTAAAAGGGGTTTTCCgctattcaaaaaaaaaaaagccaccatTTATTTCCAGCAAATGTGTGactcaggcagagatctaaatATAGATCAGCATCGTGCTTCCTACTGAGCAGAGCAGAactgcttaaaataacaacaagaACAGAGGGGTCAGTTGTGAATGAAAAGTTTACTCATTAATTATAACCATTACATCACAGTTCATCTATATGGCCTTGTACCTCCATGGTCGGGGTTAGATACCCAaagtgcccatagtgtgtgtgtgtgtgtgtgtgtgtgtgtgtgggtgtgtgtgtgtgtgtgtgtgtgtgcgcgaatCACCCAGCTGTGTGCCCTAAGTTCCCAGAAATCGGATCCAGGCATAATCTCCCCCGCCCTCAATACGACCCTtcgcagatgcttttctgctacCAAAATGAATTCTCAATTAGGTAAATAGATAAAAGGCCAAATGTTCCCAAAAAGTGGCAATTTCAGCTGGCTCAACtcgcacaaacaaacaataaagttCCAAATGTGTAatatcaaaataaaagaaacaataataaatacacaaatatttaatGCTTGTTTTTGCAATCACGGTTTataaatttgatttattatggatcacaaagcaaaaaaagtcaTGCTTGATTTGTGTTTCCACTAAGTATAACTTACGATATGGTTTGAGCGATGGCCCCCGCTACTCCTCCGCAAAGCAGGTTAACGTGCGTCTTCAGAACCAGGACATCAGGGTTGTCCAGAGATGGCTTTCCCAGGATCCCTGGGAAATGAGCCAGTCCCAGACTCTTGAGTGTtccaaaagtgaaaaaagaaaatcctagaggaaataaaaacacagttttCACAATGCATGAACTGAATGAGCAGGATGAATGAGGCAAACCTCCAGTCTGGTTTTTTAGGAGCTTTTGCATGATCAGCTGGGTTAAGGTCTGCACAGTAAACTTCCTTCCAATTCAATCAGATGCAATTTTCTGACAGAATGTCTCTATATAGACCTCGGTACTATTCTGCTGCTCCCATCATGAGTGACATCATCAATAAAGTTTAATGAGCCCATTACAGAAAGAGCCATGCCAGGCCTGGCCATGACACTACCTCCACCAAGCTTGACCGATGAGCTGCTATGTTTTAGATCACAAGAAGATACTTTCAGAACTTTTGTGGCTCAGCTGTGTGTTTCTTTATGAATTTGAATCTGGCCTTTGATTCTGACTTTTAAATCTTGTGGTATGGCCTTTATATTTCTGCTGTTGAACTCAAACTGCAGCTTGTGATACCTTCACTCTTGACCTGTGGAGGTTGTTGGTGATGTCAGTGAcagttttgtctttttcttcatGGCTCTCATGTTTCTGTTTTCAACTGTTGCTTTTTTCTTGACCGACCTGTCTGATGTCTGTTTGTTAGCATTAGTTTCTATCTTTTTCAGGAcattttattgtacagtaatgACGATGTGCCCTGTTAGCTCGATGGCTGTGATGTTCCAATATTCCATCTTTTCTCTGCTTAAAATGAcatggttttctcccacagacaGTTATCTGGTCTAATTCTggtttagaatttttaaaaacctaaGCCATTAACTAAGATGTGACATCCTGGGCAACAAGAAACACCCAAGCGGGACAGCGGGATTCTTTGAAAACTGTAGACATAAGGGTGTGTTCTGTTTATAAGGTACACACCCCATATCAGAAATTCAGCCTTCATTTCCTGATATATACATGTAGATGTGTTAAACAATTCGGAACATCCCACCTTCTGTTGCATGTTCCAATATTTTTTGAACACTTGAAAACCGTGTGATTTTAAACAGAAGGTGGGATGTTCCGAACTGTTTAACACATTTAGATGTGATATATCAGGAAATGAAAGCTGAATGTCTAATAAGGGGTGTGTACCTTATAAACAGAACACACACTTATGCCTTCAATTTCCAAAACACCGAACTAGCATTGAACATATTTCAGGTTCCCTTTGCTTTTCTGGGAAACTTCTCCAAActttctctatatatatataaaacaaacgaTTAGCTATTTGCATGTTATAAGGTCTCCTACTTTGCATTTGATATCATTTCCAAGATACTGTTTTGTATATCATCCACAACAACCCACTGACTGTAATTTCAATTAATACAACAGAAATTAGTCTAAAATAGGAAACTTGAAATACAACAGAAAAAGAGCTTAACCTGCATAAGGAGCCATGCCAATGATGGTTGGAATTAAACCACGGTAGAATCCAGCGATGCCCCCCtcctttgaagaaaaaaaaaaaaatgcgagtgaaaaaataaaaacatgacaagACAATTTTCATTCAATCTTCACTCCCCTCATATACCTTTAGGTAAATGGTCTGAAAGGCATTTCCTATGCCAGTGTAGCGATGCTCTCCGGTCACCTGAAATGCCAGGCGAGCGCGAATAACATCAAGGGGATACGTACAAATAACCGCAGTCATCCctaccaaaaaacaaacacagagctgttaaaacaattatttatacatttacaaattaaGAAAAGTACAAATGGGTGGTCAATATTACACACCTGCCATAGACCCAGCCATTAGCCGATGAACATGCCCAGATATACCAAGTCGGGTACTAAGGAACTAAAAATACAAGGTACAATTTAACACACTTTCACTCATATATCTGCAGACTTTACACACATGTGAAAAATGTCCGGTACCTTTTTATAGGTGTCAAAGGCCATAAACTGAATGGCTCCATATGGAAAGATCCTGACCATCATGGCCCCATTTCCTTTGTACAGCCCGAGGAGACCCTCTTTTTTTGGTACAGCCCTGAGTGTAGCAAGCACTCCTAcaaagtgcacaaagcacatCCAGTATAATTAGGTTTACCCCAACAAGCACGATTCAAATAAAACTATACTGCATAGCCAAAAAGAAGTCACCATTCAGATTTAAATAGAGCTTGCATTGGATAATTAATACGTTTCAGCtggcataattttttaaaaactaactgatgcagtgagtacaGTAGCTTCTCACTTCATAAACAACCGTGTTGGAAGAAATGATATCCAGTACTCAAGAAAAAGATATACTATGCTTCAGAGGTCAAATTACTGGCCTGCATTAGGCAAAGAAAACAAGAGACGATATGACTGGAAGATAAGAACTGTACAATGTATTATTAAACCTCGAAGGATAGTGTGTGATAGAATGTGGATGAAGGAAactgacagtagaaatcacagccatgtttaatcatgaaaataagagcattttcaaACACACAATGCAGAGAGAACTCACAGGATCGGGACGGTTTGCTCAtaagaaaaacacttgttactgagactaaacagaaaaaaagtttccaGTTTCctaaggagcataaagattagactttggagcaatagagAAAAGGTCATGTTGTCCATATTGACCCTATTCTTGAGTAGTGGAGCAATGGTCGTTTCAGGATAAGAAGTGAAGTGAggcatgaagcaatgcacccatcatgcatagtggccactgtacaaacctctggagcagtgctatgatctggggttgcttcagttggtcaggtcagGTCTAGACATATtgtggggcaataaaatgaaatcagctgatgGCCTGAACGTACTGAATcacatcaatggatttttttcttgccCAATAACACAGGCGGATTTCAGGACCCaatttgtgaaagagtggtccGGGTGAAAAATTTTTACTCATGAGTTAGAcaccacagagacctgactttATCCCATTTGAAAGTCCGTGAGATGTGCTAGAGAAGATTTCACACAGTGGTTTGAGTCTCCTGTCATCAATATAAGATCCCTGCCAAAAATTGATGCAACTCTGAAtaggaataaatgtttttacattgtACAGCGTCACAGAAAATGCACAGTGTAATCAAAACTAAAGGCAgtctaataaaatatatttccaTGTGCAACTTTTTGTTGGCCAGCCAGTATATTACCTTGCtttcatgtttaatttgcaATAGGTGTTTACTAACCTAAGTGTTTGTAATGAGGGTTATGAGCCTGAAGTAAAATCTTCACTCTGTCCAGAGGTGCAATAGTGGTTTTGGCGCAACATCCTGCTACACCTATATAAGcataaaaaaagacacattATTAGATTATGGACACCGAATTACTTTGGCTCACTGGTTTACAATGGCAGTCAAGAACAGAAAGGTCACATGAAGGAATGAGCTGCAGTAAACATCCAAAAACATCGTCACTCCTCAGCGACTAATCTAAATCAAGCACTAAAACACTTCACAATCTTTTTTACAAGTACAAAGGGTAAGCCAACATGTTTATAAAGGTACTGACTTACCAGCCTTTTAAATATTCTTAGATCACATAAACCCGAAACAGGCTACGGTTCCCTTTTCCAAACCATAATTTTAGCATCTGCACCAACGCTCAAATGTTACAGATGAGTGTTGGTGCATTTGTGGGTGTTTTTATGATTCACACTATTCATGTAATCCAGTACTGCAGTCCATCTATGTAATGCAATGCATGTAAGGTCATGTCAATGAATGATCAAAGTCGGTGTTGATTTTTTCCTCCCAGATGATAAAATGACCATCCTTACCTCCTGCTGCAAAGGAGCGGAAAAAGTAGTAGTAGTCTCTTTGCACAGTGTTTCCTCCTGCAACCTGAGACCGACCAGTGGAAGAGACAGACGCCTCAGTTGCCATGCTGGATTCGTCAGCACTAAAGCACAGGCATGTCTTTAGCATACAACCTAAaacatgggggggggggatattttatagttataataaCATCACATCAGCAGTGACttaaatttctttttcctttcttacacttaagaaaggaaaaagaaagtgtACAAAGCAACATTTTGACTGAGCAATATTAGTACAAGTAATACCACCTTTTTCATATCTTAGTACCATAGCATTTTACCATGTTTACtacattttacttattttatggTAGTTAACTATTGCCAATTTTACTTCTAAAAAATACTAACTTTTTGTGACTACTTTAAGTCATTAAGTGAACACACTATACACAGCAGTTTCAATTTATTACCACAATAAATCACCGCACTGTTGCAGTGCCTTCAATGCATGGCCTATTAATTACCATACTATAATTTTTGTGCCAtctgacacatacagtaggttgaCGGATACTCCCTACCCTGGACAAATATCCTTAGATTCTGTAgcagttacttaaggggtcgggttgccagcttgaAGCCCGATTGTCATTTACatattatgggcaatttgggaacagcaattatcataatctgcatgtctttggactctgggaggaaatcagagtccccagagtaaacccaccaagcacagggaaaacatgcaccaGGCTATCAAGCATGGGAAaaaatgcaaattccatgcacacaaacccaaggcgggaatcgaaccctgtaTGCATGCTCTTATACAGTCAAGGTCAGATTATTGGTTAAGTCACGGCTTTGGCAAGGTTATAACCTGTCCATAACATTATACAGTTATTTGAATCCAATGTCTCCTTtacctgtaaaataaaaataaaaaatccccaGACCTCCAGAGAACAGAGATATGTcaagaatattatttaaaatcctTAAAACACAAATGGCGCAGATCTGTGTGGCAACAAAGCACTGCTGGTGTGTGTCTAAAACGGGAAGGTTTCAGACGTAAatctgtgtatttgggttttttaGACATGTCAGGTAGTTAGTTAGTTTATAACAATAATTTAGAACACTCAAAatgaacatattattattattattttggggtcacagaaacaaccgaaaacaaccagaaaaacaCATAATCATGtatatctgtgctatttctttgcctatgtgaccctttttattttttctttgtttagccATATTTGCACAGCTGgtcaaaatgaaatgaaattcacTTCATCAATATtcccttttaataaaaaaaattatatgtcaCTCAATACAGCACATTCTTGAaccctatatatgtttttttttttttaaactgcaagaAATAATGCCTGAAATCCTGAGTTTTAAGAGCTACACATTCACAGAGGTAATTATGTGTATTAGTTAGACCTCTGGCGgaacggtggtgtagtggttagcactgcctctgggttcgatttccggtcAGGCTCGatttccatctctgtgtgcatggagtttgcatgttctccatgttcttggtgggttt
Protein-coding regions in this window:
- the slc25a16 gene encoding graves disease carrier protein isoform X2 — protein: MLKTCLCFSADESSMATEASVSSTGRSQVAGGNTVQRDYYYFFRSFAAGGVAGCCAKTTIAPLDRVKILLQAHNPHYKHLGVLATLRAVPKKEGLLGLYKGNGAMMVRIFPYGAIQFMAFDTYKKFLSTRLGISGHVHRLMAGSMAGMTAVICTYPLDVIRARLAFQVTGEHRYTGIGNAFQTIYLKEGGIAGFYRGLIPTIIGMAPYAGFSFFTFGTLKSLGLAHFPGILGKPSLDNPDVLVLKTHVNLLCGGVAGAIAQTISYPLDVARRRMQLGTALPDADKCLSLTKTLKHVYNQYGIKNGLYRGLSLNYIRCVPSQAVAFTTYEFMKQVLHLN
- the slc25a16 gene encoding graves disease carrier protein isoform X3; this translates as MATEASVSSTGRSQVAGGNTVQRDYYYFFRSFAAGGVAGCCAKTTIAPLDRVKILLQAHNPHYKHLGVLATLRAVPKKEGLLGLYKGNGAMMVRIFPYGAIQFMAFDTYKKFLSTRLGISGHVHRLMAGSMAGMTAVICTYPLDVIRARLAFQVTGEHRYTGIGNAFQTIYLKEGGIAGFYRGLIPTIIGMAPYAGFSFFTFGTLKSLGLAHFPGILGKPSLDNPDVLVLKTHVNLLCGGVAGAIAQTISYPLDVARRRMQLGTALPDADKCLSLTKTLKHVYNQYGIKNGLYRGLSLNYIRCVPSQAVAFTTYEFMKQVLHLN
- the slc25a16 gene encoding graves disease carrier protein isoform X1: MSLDCGKKPEYPEETHQEHGEHANSMHTEMEIEPDRKSNPEAVLTTTPPFRQSADESSMATEASVSSTGRSQVAGGNTVQRDYYYFFRSFAAGGVAGCCAKTTIAPLDRVKILLQAHNPHYKHLGVLATLRAVPKKEGLLGLYKGNGAMMVRIFPYGAIQFMAFDTYKKFLSTRLGISGHVHRLMAGSMAGMTAVICTYPLDVIRARLAFQVTGEHRYTGIGNAFQTIYLKEGGIAGFYRGLIPTIIGMAPYAGFSFFTFGTLKSLGLAHFPGILGKPSLDNPDVLVLKTHVNLLCGGVAGAIAQTISYPLDVARRRMQLGTALPDADKCLSLTKTLKHVYNQYGIKNGLYRGLSLNYIRCVPSQAVAFTTYEFMKQVLHLN